Proteins found in one Amycolatopsis aidingensis genomic segment:
- the rpmJ gene encoding 50S ribosomal protein L36 codes for MKVQPSVKRICDKCQIVRRHGRIMVICDNLRHKQRQG; via the coding sequence GTGAAGGTTCAACCGAGCGTCAAGAGGATCTGCGACAAGTGCCAGATCGTCCGGCGGCATGGCCGGATCATGGTGATCTGCGACAACCTGCGGCACAAGCAGCGGCAGGGCTGA
- the infA gene encoding translation initiation factor IF-1: MGKKDGAIEVEGRVIEPLPNAMFRVELENGHKVLAHISGKMRQHYIRILPEDRVVVELSPYDLSRGRIVYRYK, encoded by the coding sequence ATGGGCAAGAAGGACGGGGCCATCGAGGTCGAGGGCCGCGTAATCGAGCCGCTTCCCAACGCGATGTTTCGCGTCGAGTTGGAGAACGGCCACAAGGTCCTTGCACACATCAGTGGCAAGATGCGGCAGCACTACATCCGCATCCTGCCGGAGGACAGGGTCGTCGTGGAGTTGTCCCCCTACGACCTGTCCCGCGGTCGCATCGTCTACCGCTACAAGTGA
- the map gene encoding type I methionyl aminopeptidase yields the protein MIEVKTPGELEAMRAAGLVVARTLSLLTEAARAGVSTADLDELAEQTIRDAGAVPSFKGYHGFPASICASVNEQIVHGIPSSSQVLAAGDLLSVDCGAILDGWHGDSAVTIEVGVVSDADRALSVATRSAMWAGVEAVLPGGRLTDISHAVQTAAEQASLADGVEYGMIVEYGGHGIGTSMHMEPFLPNVGKPGRGPRLKVGMALAIEPMLTGGSGETRELDDGWTVVTADGSRSAHWEHTVAVTADGPWVLTAAE from the coding sequence ATGATCGAAGTCAAGACGCCAGGTGAGCTGGAAGCCATGCGCGCGGCTGGCTTGGTCGTGGCTCGAACGTTGAGCTTGCTGACCGAGGCCGCCCGTGCGGGAGTCAGTACGGCGGACTTGGACGAGCTCGCCGAGCAGACCATCCGGGACGCTGGTGCGGTGCCTTCATTCAAGGGGTATCACGGGTTTCCCGCTTCGATCTGTGCGTCGGTGAACGAGCAGATCGTGCACGGCATCCCGTCCAGCTCGCAGGTCCTGGCCGCGGGCGACCTTCTGTCGGTCGATTGCGGCGCGATCCTGGACGGCTGGCACGGTGACTCGGCGGTCACCATCGAGGTCGGCGTGGTTTCCGACGCCGACAGGGCGTTGTCCGTCGCCACCAGGTCAGCGATGTGGGCGGGTGTCGAGGCTGTCCTACCGGGGGGTCGGTTGACCGACATCTCCCATGCCGTACAGACCGCGGCCGAGCAGGCCAGCCTGGCCGATGGTGTCGAATACGGCATGATCGTCGAGTACGGCGGTCACGGTATCGGCACATCGATGCATATGGAGCCGTTCCTGCCGAACGTCGGTAAGCCGGGACGTGGGCCACGCCTCAAGGTCGGGATGGCGCTGGCGATCGAGCCCATGCTGACCGGCGGTAGCGGCGAGACGCGAGAGCTGGACGACGGTTGGACCGTTGTCACGGCAGACGGGTCCCGGTCCGCGCACTGGGAGCACACCGTGGCCGTCACCGCTGACGGACCGTGGGTCCTGACCGCCGCCGAGTAG
- a CDS encoding adenylate kinase — protein sequence MTRLVLVGPPGAGKGTQAVALSERLGVPHISTGDLFRAHVGEQTPLGKEAKRYLDSGELVPDSVTNEMVRERLTDPDAKAGFLLDGFPRNTKQAEVLGQILAEADTALDAVIQLEVPEDVLVQRLLGRGRSDDTEDVIRRRQQVYQSETAPLLEYYADILIKVDGVGDVGEVSTRVVEALRDRR from the coding sequence ATGACGCGTCTGGTTCTCGTCGGCCCGCCAGGCGCGGGCAAGGGCACCCAAGCCGTGGCGTTGTCGGAACGGCTGGGCGTGCCACACATCTCCACCGGTGACCTGTTCCGTGCCCATGTGGGCGAACAGACCCCACTGGGCAAGGAGGCGAAGCGCTACCTCGACTCCGGAGAGCTGGTGCCGGACTCGGTGACCAACGAGATGGTCCGGGAGCGGCTCACCGACCCCGATGCAAAGGCCGGGTTCCTGCTCGACGGTTTCCCCCGTAACACCAAGCAGGCCGAGGTCCTCGGCCAGATACTGGCCGAGGCGGATACCGCTCTCGACGCGGTCATCCAGCTTGAGGTTCCCGAGGACGTGCTCGTGCAGCGGTTGCTCGGTCGTGGCCGGTCGGATGACACCGAGGACGTCATCCGGAGGCGCCAGCAGGTGTATCAGTCGGAGACGGCGCCGTTGCTCGAGTACTACGCCGATATCCTGATCAAGGTTGACGGTGTGGGTGACGTCGGTGAGGTCTCGACGCGGGTCGTGGAAGCGCTGCGCGATCGCAGGTGA
- the secY gene encoding preprotein translocase subunit SecY has product MLSAFRSALATPDLRKKILFTLMIVAVYRVGAVTPAPGVSYPNVQACQAQVEDQGIYSLLNLFSGGALLQLSIFSTGIMPYITASIIVQLLTVVIPRFEELKKEGQAGQGKLTQYTRYLTIGLAILQATGVVALADRGAMFQGCPESVIPDNSVYSLAIIVITMTAGTAVMMWLGELITERGVGNGMSVLIFLNIAARIPAEGANILSSQGGTVFAFVCVLALAIIASVVFVEQGQRRIPVQYAKRMIGRRMYGGTSTYLPIKVNQAGVIPVIFGSSLLYLPDLISRLIGDPTDASGWQAFMQRYIVDQSSWLHILLYFGLIMFFTYFYITITFNVDERAEEMKKFGGFIPGIRPGRPTAEYLHFVLNRITLPGSIYLGLVAILPNFFLSVTDPGQNQNFPFGGTAVLIMVGVGLDTMKQIESQLMQRNYEGFLR; this is encoded by the coding sequence GTGCTCAGCGCCTTCCGCTCGGCTCTCGCGACGCCGGACCTGCGCAAGAAGATCCTGTTCACGCTGATGATCGTGGCGGTCTACCGTGTGGGTGCCGTCACGCCGGCGCCCGGGGTCTCCTATCCCAACGTGCAGGCATGTCAAGCGCAGGTCGAAGACCAGGGCATCTACTCGCTGCTGAACCTGTTCAGTGGCGGGGCTCTCCTACAGCTGTCGATTTTCTCGACCGGCATCATGCCGTACATCACCGCGAGCATCATCGTGCAGCTGCTCACCGTGGTGATTCCTCGCTTCGAGGAGCTGAAGAAGGAGGGGCAAGCCGGTCAGGGCAAGCTGACCCAATACACCAGGTATCTCACGATCGGCCTGGCAATCCTCCAGGCGACCGGTGTGGTGGCGCTCGCCGACCGCGGCGCGATGTTCCAGGGCTGCCCCGAGTCGGTCATCCCGGACAACAGCGTCTACTCGCTGGCGATCATCGTGATCACCATGACGGCCGGGACCGCCGTGATGATGTGGCTCGGCGAGCTGATCACTGAGCGCGGTGTCGGCAACGGCATGTCCGTGCTGATCTTCCTGAACATCGCCGCCCGGATTCCGGCCGAAGGCGCGAACATCCTCAGCAGCCAGGGCGGAACGGTGTTCGCGTTCGTCTGTGTGCTTGCCCTGGCGATCATTGCCAGCGTGGTCTTCGTCGAGCAGGGGCAGCGCCGCATCCCGGTGCAGTACGCCAAGCGCATGATCGGGCGCCGGATGTACGGCGGGACCTCGACCTACCTGCCGATCAAGGTCAACCAGGCCGGTGTCATCCCGGTCATCTTCGGTTCCTCGCTGCTGTACCTGCCGGACCTGATCAGCCGGCTCATCGGCGATCCGACCGACGCGTCCGGCTGGCAGGCGTTCATGCAGCGCTACATCGTCGACCAGTCCAGCTGGTTGCACATCCTGCTGTACTTCGGCCTGATCATGTTCTTCACGTACTTCTACATCACGATCACGTTCAACGTGGATGAGCGTGCCGAAGAGATGAAGAAGTTCGGTGGCTTCATCCCAGGCATCAGGCCAGGGCGCCCGACGGCGGAATACTTGCACTTCGTGCTGAACCGCATCACCCTTCCAGGGTCGATTTACCTCGGTCTGGTGGCGATCCTGCCCAACTTCTTCCTGTCGGTTACCGACCCGGGGCAGAACCAGAACTTCCCGTTCGGCGGCACAGCTGTGCTGATCATGGTCGGTGTCGGTCTCGACACCATGAAGCAGATTGAAAGCCAGCTGATGCAGCGCAACTACGAAGGGTTCCTCCGATGA
- the rplO gene encoding 50S ribosomal protein L15: protein MAIKIHHLRPAEGSNKGKIRVGRGESSKGKTAGRGTKGTKARKNVPARFEGGQMPIHMRLPKLRGFNNRFRTEYQPVNVGDIARVFTDGGTITAADLAARGLVRKGKLVKVLGNGEVGDVKLDITADAFSKSAREKLEAAGGSATTSN, encoded by the coding sequence ATGGCCATCAAGATCCACCACCTCCGGCCAGCCGAGGGCTCGAACAAGGGCAAGATCCGGGTCGGCCGCGGTGAGAGCTCGAAGGGCAAGACCGCGGGTCGCGGTACCAAGGGCACCAAGGCACGGAAGAACGTACCGGCCCGGTTCGAGGGTGGGCAGATGCCCATCCACATGCGGCTGCCGAAGCTGCGTGGCTTCAACAACCGGTTCCGCACCGAGTACCAGCCGGTGAACGTGGGCGACATCGCCAGGGTGTTCACCGACGGCGGCACGATCACCGCCGCGGACCTGGCCGCCCGCGGCCTGGTCCGCAAGGGCAAGCTGGTGAAGGTGCTCGGCAACGGGGAGGTCGGCGACGTCAAGCTGGACATCACCGCCGACGCCTTCTCCAAGAGCGCACGGGAGAAGCTCGAAGCCGCCGGTGGCTCCGCCACCACCAGCAACTGA
- the rpmD gene encoding 50S ribosomal protein L30, with product MAQLKVTQIKSRIGTKQNHRDTLRTLGLRKIRQSVVREDTPQVRGLIHTVRHLVTVEEVK from the coding sequence ATGGCACAGCTCAAGGTCACCCAGATCAAGAGCAGGATCGGCACCAAGCAGAACCACCGGGACACCCTGCGCACCCTCGGGTTGCGCAAGATCCGGCAGTCCGTGGTGCGTGAGGACACCCCCCAGGTCCGCGGCCTGATCCACACGGTGCGGCACCTGGTGACCGTGGAGGAGGTCAAGTAA